TAACGACGATTTCGTCATTCCCATGCTGATTCTGTCCCGGGGGTACCGCACCGTCTACGAAGACCGGGCGGTGGTGGCGGAGGCGCATCTGGCGACGACCCGGGGAGAGTTTCGCCGGAGAATCCGGATTTCCCAGGGGAATTTCCAGCAGATCGGACTGCTTCTGCCCGTGCTGGGGATCAAGGATCTCCGGGCACTCTTCGTTTTTTTCTCCCACAAGGTCGTCCGCGCGTTCCAGCCGTTCTACCTTCTCCTGATCCTGGCTCTGCCCCCTTTGCTCGGCGGGCCGGTCTTCCGGGGATTTTTCGCGCTTCAGTCGGTCTTCTATCTGGCCGGTCTGGCGGGCTTTCTCGTCTCCCGTCCGGGGCGCCTCGTGTCCGTCCCGCTGTATTTTCTGACGGGAAACGCCGCCATCCTCTATGGGTTCTTTCGCCAGATCCGATCCGGAAAGTCCTCTTTCCGTCCCCAATGGGAGAAATCGTGAACGTTCCTCAGGCGCTGGTTCTGATGTACCATCAGATCGTTCCGGAGGGCTCTCCTGAAGGGTGGGTGCCTTCTTCTCTGGCAGACGCCCGGTACGGGGTGAGTCTCCGGAATTTTGCACGACAGATGGCTTTTCTCCGGGAAAACGGCGTTGACGTCGTGTCTCTCGACGACTGGATCGGCGGGCAGGTTTCCCCCGGCCCCCGGTCTTCTCCGCGCGTGATTGTGACGTTCGATGACGGATACGAGAGCGACTGGACACTGGCCGCTCCGGTGCTGGAAAGTTTCTCCATCCCGGCGACATTTTTTGTGTCCACCGGATATCTCGGTTCGACGGGGATGATGAGGGAAGACCAGCTCCGCCGCCTGGCCGAAAATCCGCTTTTTTCAATCGGCTCCCACGGAGAAACGCATCGCTTCCTGACGACTCTTCCGGAAGAGTCTTGTCGTCTCGAGCTGGTCCGTTCGTTTGCCCGGATCCGCTCCCTCACCGGCCAGACGGCCGTAGATCTCTCGGCGCCGGGCGGTCGAATCAACCGGGCCATCGCATCGCTTGCCCGAAAAATCGGTTATCGCGCCGTGCTGACCTCGAAGCCGGGGATTCTTTGCGGTTCGGGAAATCTTGTTTCCATTCCGAGGCTTCCGATCCTGAATGCGCATTCCCCGGAGGAGTTCGCCGAACTCCTCGATCCCCGGTCCTGGGCATTCCGGATGGACCGTCTGGTGCGCATGGCCAAGCAAGGATTGCGAGGACTGGCCATGGGGCTTGGAATCCGGGACCGGATCCGCACATGAAGCCCCGTGTCGTTCTCCTCGGTCTTGGCGGTCTGTCGATGGAAAGTCTCCAGAAGCTGTCCGGAGCCGGATGGCTGCCCAATCTTTCTGACATCCTTGCACGCCGGGGAATTTTTCCCTTGGATGGACCGGTGCCGCCGTTTGCCGATGCCGAATGGTCGATCCTCCTGTCCGGAGCCGATCCCGGCAGAACGGGATTTCTGGAAGGATGGCGCAAAAGGCCGGGCTCCTATTTTCCGGAGAAAGCCAATATCCAGACCCTCGCGCGCCGATCCGAAAAGTCGATGCTCGTTTTTCCGGACGACGACGCGGCTTTCCTGGACGTTCCCCTGGTCGCTGTTCTGCCGGGAGGGGAAGCGAGGCACGATGCTATTCGAATTGTCCGGAAATCCCGTCGGGGACTCTGGTCCGAAGAGCTGTTTGTCTCGCCTTTTTCTTGCGCGGAATCCCCTTCCGGTTCCCGATCGGGGAAGGATTCCTTTCAAGAGGAGGACCGGGTCCTGATCGAGCGTCTGACGCAAAAAACGATTCTGGAAGGTCTGGCGCTCTCCCGGATTCTGGAAAACGATGTCCCGCGGCTTGTGGTGTGCGGATTTTCCGCCCTCGACCGGATCATCTCCCGGTTCTATCAGGACATCCGCCTCTTGTGCCAGGGGTTTGACCGTCCCCTTCTCCGGGAACCTCTCCGTCTCTTTTTCCGTGTTCTCGATGAAGCGGTGGGGCAGGTCTTTCACCGGGCCTCTTCCGAAATGACCGTTCTTGCCGTGAGCGGACACGGCTACGTTCCCCTCCGGAAATCCCTGAGTCTGAATGCGTTCCTTCTTTCCCGGAAAGATCTCTTTCTAAGAGACAGGGGGGCCGCAGATTTTTTTCTTCGAAAAATGGTTTCTCCGATAGTTCGCGGGATCGGACTCCGTCGCGAACCCGTCCGCCGGATGCTTGAACGGATTTCTCTCGGACGCGTGGTGGACCGGGCCGGGGAACCCTTGAGCTCCGAAATCGGGCACATTGACTGGAGCCGGACCCGGGCGTTTTCCCTGACCCGGACCGGTATTTATCTCAATGTCAGGGGGAGCGAACCCCGCGGAATTCTCTCTCCTGGAAAAGAAGAGAGGGCGTTCGGGGAGGAAATCATCCGGGACCTCAAGCGACTGGTGGATCCGGAGACGCGTCAGCCCGTGATTCGCGATGTGCGCTGGCGGGAAGAGCTTTTCGACGGTCCCCGCACCCGGGATCTTCCCCATCTGATCGTGTCCGAATGGGATACGTCCTATGGGATCCGGGACTGGCGGTCATTGACGGACGGGGGATCGGTCTTTTCAAAACCGGAAAACCGGAGCGGTTCGCCTGTTTCCTCCGGTTTCGTCTGTCTTTCGGAACCTCCCGACGTTTCTCCGGTGTCCGGAAAGATAAAAATCGAACAGATCGCCCCTTCCATCCGGAGAATCCTTGCATCTTCCGGAAAGGACTCTTCCAGCAAACCGGCTTTTACGTCCGTCTACCCGAAAGAGGCCTGAACTCTCCCTGTCGAGACCTTCTTCCGAAAGTCCGGGGCAAAGGAAAGGCCCGTCTTCGGGAGGGGACATCCTATCTGCGTCGGACGGGGTTTTTTCAACAATTTTTGACGGAGGAGAAAAGACCTCCGGACAACGGGCGTTCTGGAGCGAATTTTCTGGCAAGTGATTTGCTATTTGTTCTCTCAAAAGTTCCGGATCCGGAACAGAGAGATGTCGGATGAACAGGGAAGAGGAGACGATGCGAAACAAAGATCTGCTGAGAAAAAAAAGAACGGGGTGGACCGGTGCAATTCTCGGAATCCTTTTTCTGCTGGGGATGACGCATTTATCAAAACCAGCCTCCGCTGCCGGACTCTACCATATCGGTGTGGGAGATACCCTGAGCATTACCGTCTGGGAAGAACCGAAACTGAACGGAGTGTTCAGCGTCCTGCCCGACGGCATGATCACCATGCCGCTTCTGGGCACCTTTCGGGCGGCCGGGTACACGAGCGAAAGCCTGTCCCGCCATATCGCCCGGAGGATGAGCGCCATCTTCCGAAAAGCCCCGTCGGTGACCGTGACGGTCAAGGGGATGGGGAACAACTTCTTCTACATCTCCGGGGCGGTCGGAAAGCCGGGGGTGGTTCCCTTCACCCACAACATCCGGCTTCTGCAGGCGATCATTCTGGCCGGCGGAGCGACCATGGCCGCAAAAGAGGATTCCGTCGTCCTGATCCGGGACAACAAGCCCAGGACTCTCTCCATCGAAAAGCTCGACCAGGGGAAGGACCTGTCCCAGAACGTCCGGATTCTCCCCCAGGACATCATCATCGTGCCGGTCAAGACCGAACAGATTTATTTGATGGGTGAGGTGGCCGGCCCGGGCGCCTATTACTACAACAAGGGGATGACGGTCATGCAGGCCCTGATCCAGGCCCACGGCTTCACGCAGTTCGCCTCCCTGGGGTCTGTCCGGATCATTCGCAAGCAGAAGGACGGAACCAAAAAGATCGTCCACATCGACATCAATCATATCGAGAACGAGAAGAAGACCGAAGCCAAGGAATACTTGAAGCCGGGAGACCTGATCTATGTGCCCCAGCGGATGTTCTAGAAGAAACCGTCTTCCGGCCGGAGAGGGAAGGACATGATCCGGATTTTCAACCACTACGTTTCCGTCAGCGTGCTGCTGGTTCTTCTGGGGGATGCTCTTTTTGCCGGTCTGGCCGTGGCGGGGATCTTCACCTTCGTTCTCGGGCCTCAAAACGGGGCGCTCGCGGGCAGAGGGATTATGGTGGGTGCGGTCTGGGTCGTCCTGTCGGCCTTCCTCTTCTTCCAGGCGGGGCTCTACGATACCCTGAACTTTGAGGACGAACGGACGAACCTGATCCGGATCCTGTCCGCCTTCGTCATCCTCGGGGGACTCGGTTTCCTCGTGATGGTCGCCTTTCCGGTCTTCCGCATGGGATGGAAGGAAGCGCTTCTTCTGACCGGTCTCACCCTCGGCGGAATCCTCGCGTGGCGCCGGTTTGTGGTTCTCCGTCTGCCGTTTTTGGGCTGGAAGCGAAGGACTCTCATCCTGGGGACGTTCCAGATCGGCCGGATTTTCGAGGAGCTGAACAAATTCCGGCACAACATCCGGATCCATGGCGTGGTGGACGCCCAGAAACTCAAGGAATTCGATCTGGTCGGCTACGCGCTCGAACACCGGATCCATTCCATTGTGATTTCTCTCAAGGACCGGAGGGGAACCCTTCCGATTCACAATATCCTGGCCTGCAAGATGCACGGGATCGATGTCATGGAGTGGGCCACTTTTTACGAAAAGAACACGAACAAGATCGATATCATGAACATCAATCCGAGCCATCTGATTTTAGGCGACGGATTTCAGAGGAACCGTCTTACGATCCTCGTCAAGGGAGCGATGGACCGGATCCTGGCCTTTCTGGGACTGCTTCTTTTTCTGCCGGTCGGTCTCGTGATCTCGCTTCTGATCCGGCTCGAATCTCCCGGTCCGGTATTTTACAGCCAGGAGCGGGTGGGCCTGAACGGCCGTCCGTTCCGGATTCTGAAATTCCGGTCGATGGTGGCCGATGCGGAGAAGGGACTCGCCCCCCAGTGGGCGTCCCAGAACGACCCCCGCATCACCCGGATCGGGGCCTTTCTCCGGAAGACGCGTCTCGACGAGGTTCCCCAGCTGATCAATATTCTGAAAGGGGAGATGAGTTTTGTGGGTCCTCGTCCCGAAAGACCCTTTTTTGTGGCGGAGCTTGAAAAATCCATTCCGTTCTACCAGCTCCGGCACGTGACCAAGCCGGGCCTGTCCGGATGGGCCCAGATCCGCTACCGCTACGGGGCCACCGTCGAAGACGCGGCCAAAAAGCTCGAGTACGACCTGTACTACATCAAGAACCTGTCCATCTTTCTCGACCTGATGATTTTTCTGGAGACGATCCAGGTCATCCTGTTCGGAAAAGGAAGCCGCTAACCTCATCTTTTGGGGATTGTATGCAAACGCTCGACGCGAAGACGATC
The sequence above is drawn from the Leptospirillum ferriphilum ML-04 genome and encodes:
- a CDS encoding polysaccharide deacetylase family protein, whose product is MNVPQALVLMYHQIVPEGSPEGWVPSSLADARYGVSLRNFARQMAFLRENGVDVVSLDDWIGGQVSPGPRSSPRVIVTFDDGYESDWTLAAPVLESFSIPATFFVSTGYLGSTGMMREDQLRRLAENPLFSIGSHGETHRFLTTLPEESCRLELVRSFARIRSLTGQTAVDLSAPGGRINRAIASLARKIGYRAVLTSKPGILCGSGNLVSIPRLPILNAHSPEEFAELLDPRSWAFRMDRLVRMAKQGLRGLAMGLGIRDRIRT
- a CDS encoding SLBB domain-containing protein, which translates into the protein MRNKDLLRKKRTGWTGAILGILFLLGMTHLSKPASAAGLYHIGVGDTLSITVWEEPKLNGVFSVLPDGMITMPLLGTFRAAGYTSESLSRHIARRMSAIFRKAPSVTVTVKGMGNNFFYISGAVGKPGVVPFTHNIRLLQAIILAGGATMAAKEDSVVLIRDNKPRTLSIEKLDQGKDLSQNVRILPQDIIIVPVKTEQIYLMGEVAGPGAYYYNKGMTVMQALIQAHGFTQFASLGSVRIIRKQKDGTKKIVHIDINHIENEKKTEAKEYLKPGDLIYVPQRMF
- a CDS encoding TIGR03013 family XrtA/PEP-CTERM system glycosyltransferase, which codes for MIRIFNHYVSVSVLLVLLGDALFAGLAVAGIFTFVLGPQNGALAGRGIMVGAVWVVLSAFLFFQAGLYDTLNFEDERTNLIRILSAFVILGGLGFLVMVAFPVFRMGWKEALLLTGLTLGGILAWRRFVVLRLPFLGWKRRTLILGTFQIGRIFEELNKFRHNIRIHGVVDAQKLKEFDLVGYALEHRIHSIVISLKDRRGTLPIHNILACKMHGIDVMEWATFYEKNTNKIDIMNINPSHLILGDGFQRNRLTILVKGAMDRILAFLGLLLFLPVGLVISLLIRLESPGPVFYSQERVGLNGRPFRILKFRSMVADAEKGLAPQWASQNDPRITRIGAFLRKTRLDEVPQLINILKGEMSFVGPRPERPFFVAELEKSIPFYQLRHVTKPGLSGWAQIRYRYGATVEDAAKKLEYDLYYIKNLSIFLDLMIFLETIQVILFGKGSR